CCGTGATGTTGCCCTCGACCAGCGCGGCCCGCAGCTTGTCGGGGTCGAGCACGGCGAGGGTGGCCAGCGCGAGCCGCGGCCCGATCCCGGACACGGTCTGCAGCAGCCCGAACAGCTCCCGCGCGTCGGCGTCGGCGAAGCCGAACAGCGTCAGCGAGTCCTCGCGCACGACCAGCGCGGTGTGCAGCCGGGCCTCCTCGCCGCGCCGCAGGGTGGCCAGCGTCGCCGGGGTGGCCTGGACGGCGAAGCCGACCCCGCCGACCTCGACCACGACGTGGTCCAAGCCGACCGAAAGGACTTCCCCGCGTACCGACGAGATCATCGTGCTGCTCCAGGCTTCTTCGTCTTGGTCATCGTGGCCGGCTTGGCGGCCGTGGTCTTCGAAGCTTGCTTGGCCGCCGCGGCCAGCCGGGCCTTGTGCGTGCGGGCCATCTCGGCCGCCCGCGCTTCGGCTTCGGCGAGCCGGGCGCGCATCGGCTCGCGCCAGAGGTGGCAGATGGCCAGGGCCAGCGCGTCGGCGGCGTCGGCGGGGTGCGGGGCGACCTCGAGGTTGAGCAGGCGCATCACCATGGCGGTGACCTGCGCCTTGTCCGCCCGGCCCGACCCGCTGACCGCGGCCTTCACCTCGCTCGGCGTGTGGAAGACGACGGGCAGGCCCCGCCGCGCGGCGGCCAGGGCGACCACGCCGCCGGCCTGCGCGGTGCCCATCGCGGTCCGGACGTTGTGCTGGGCGAAGACGCGCTCGACCGCCACGGCCGCCGGCTTGTACCTGTCCATCCACCGCTCGACCTCGTCGGAGATGCCGAGCAGCCGGTGCGCCAGGTCGGCGTCGGCCGGCGTCCGCACGACGTCGACGGCGACGCAGCGGACGGCCCGGCCCTTGCCACCGTCGACCACCCCCAGGCCGCACCTGGTCAGACCGGGGTCGACCCCGAGCACCCGCACGCGTTCTCCCTCTCACCGCGAACACCAGTTCGAGCTAGCAGGCTACTTGGCGCGCCTGCGGCAGGATGGGAGACATGCCGCAGCCCTCGGATTTCGTCACCCACCTGGGTCTTGAGCCCCTGCCGGTCGAAGGCGGGCGGTGGGCGCAGAGCTGGCGCTCGGAGACCGGGTCCGCGATCTACTACCTGCTCGTCGCGCCGGAGTTCTCCGCGCCGCACCGGCTGGACCGCGTCGAGGTCTACGCCCACCACGCCGGCGCGCCCGCCGCGATGCTGCTGCTGCACCCGGACGGCTCGGTCGAGCGGCCCGTGCTCGGCACCGACGTCGCCGCCGGGGAGCGCCCGCAGGTCGTCGTGCCCGCCGGGACGTGGCAGGCCACGGTCACGCGCGGGGAGTGGAGCCTGCTCGGGACGGTCGTCGTGCCGCCCTACACCGACGACTGCGTGGAGTTCGCTTCGGCTTCGGAGCTGGCCGAGCGGTATCCGGAAGCGGCCGCCGACCTGCGGATGTTCTAGGGGCCGTCGACGCCGGGGGTCCAGCTCTCCGGGTCACCGCTCCCGGTGAGCACCAGCTGCCACTGGGCGAAACCGTCCGGCGCGTCCGGGTGCCAGGGGAACTTGCCCTCCGGCGTCGCGACGATCAGCTGCAGCGCCGGGAAGTCGCCGTCCGGGTAGATGAGGAACGCTGTGCCGAAGTACTCGGGGTAGTGCCCCTTGTTGACGCGCTCGAGGACGACCGGGACGCCTTCGAAGAAGTCGTCGTAGCGCTTGCCGACCTCGAAGATCTCACCGTTGGCCGCGCGGTCGACGTAGGCGTCGAGCAGGACCTGGCCCATCTGGTCGGGCAGTCCGATCACGACGGCCTCGGGCACGCTGTGCAGCGCCCACGCGCAGGCGGTGAAGCAGTAGCCGGCACCCTCGTCGTCGCCCGCGACCGTGATGACCGCGTTGCCGCGTTCCTTCGCCTGCGTCTCGATCCATTCGATCAAGCGCAGTTCGTCCGCGGAGAGTTCGGCGGTGATGTCGGCGGAAGCGGCGGGGGTCGTCGAGGTCACGGCGCACATTCTGCCTGACGAGCTCGCCCCCGCCCAGTGTCCGGGCCGGAAAGTTTCCGGCCCGGACACCGAAGTGTTGCGGCGTAAGGCAAAACTCAGCCGACTTCGGCGAGCACCTCGTCCGACACGTCGAAGTTCGCGTAGACGTTCTGGACGTCGTCGCAGTCTTCGAGGGCGTCGATCAGCTTGAAGACCTTCTTCGCGCCGTCCGCGTCCAGGGGGACGCTGACCGACGGGAGGAACGTCAGCTCCGCCGACTCGTACTCGAAGCCGGCCTCCTGCAGTGCCTTGCGCACCGGGACCAGGTCGCCGCCCTCCGAAACGATCTCGAAGCTCTCGTCGAGGTCGTTGACCTCTTCGGCGCCCGCGTCGAGAACCGCCATGAGGACGTCGTCCTCCGTCGCGTC
This genomic window from Amycolatopsis mongoliensis contains:
- the ruvA gene encoding Holliday junction branch migration protein RuvA, which encodes MISSVRGEVLSVGLDHVVVEVGGVGFAVQATPATLATLRRGEEARLHTALVVREDSLTLFGFADADARELFGLLQTVSGIGPRLALATLAVLDPDKLRAALVEGNITVLTSVPGIGRKGAERLTLELRDKVTALGGGDLPAVTAPGALRAEVVEALAGLGFPAKQAEQAVDKVLADGDGHTTASVLRAALATLGRKR
- the ruvC gene encoding crossover junction endodeoxyribonuclease RuvC, coding for MRVLGVDPGLTRCGLGVVDGGKGRAVRCVAVDVVRTPADADLAHRLLGISDEVERWMDRYKPAAVAVERVFAQHNVRTAMGTAQAGGVVALAAARRGLPVVFHTPSEVKAAVSGSGRADKAQVTAMVMRLLNLEVAPHPADAADALALAICHLWREPMRARLAEAEARAAEMARTHKARLAAAAKQASKTTAAKPATMTKTKKPGAAR
- a CDS encoding cupin domain-containing protein, with amino-acid sequence MPQPSDFVTHLGLEPLPVEGGRWAQSWRSETGSAIYYLLVAPEFSAPHRLDRVEVYAHHAGAPAAMLLLHPDGSVERPVLGTDVAAGERPQVVVPAGTWQATVTRGEWSLLGTVVVPPYTDDCVEFASASELAERYPEAAADLRMF
- a CDS encoding DUF4262 domain-containing protein, which encodes MCAVTSTTPAASADITAELSADELRLIEWIETQAKERGNAVITVAGDDEGAGYCFTACAWALHSVPEAVVIGLPDQMGQVLLDAYVDRAANGEIFEVGKRYDDFFEGVPVVLERVNKGHYPEYFGTAFLIYPDGDFPALQLIVATPEGKFPWHPDAPDGFAQWQLVLTGSGDPESWTPGVDGP